Proteins co-encoded in one Candidatus Bathyarchaeia archaeon genomic window:
- a CDS encoding helix-turn-helix domain-containing protein: MSKSSVVNQDITKEQTEECKLLHSAWNDLTKVWTLPVIHALGLKEPARFNELKRRIQGISATSLAERLNELDQRKIIERKVYPETPPRVEYSLTKKGMELRALLGDLAEWVKRWDKQDIAGAERIREEKLRPLARAK, encoded by the coding sequence TTGAGTAAGTCAAGCGTGGTTAACCAAGACATAACAAAAGAGCAGACCGAAGAATGCAAGCTTCTACATTCTGCCTGGAACGATCTTACGAAAGTCTGGACCCTTCCAGTGATACATGCACTCGGCCTCAAGGAGCCGGCAAGATTCAACGAGCTGAAAAGAAGGATACAGGGCATAAGCGCCACCAGCCTAGCTGAGAGACTGAACGAGCTTGACCAGAGAAAGATCATCGAGCGAAAAGTCTACCCCGAAACTCCGCCAAGAGTTGAATATTCCCTTACCAAGAAAGGTATGGAATTGCGTGCTCTTCTCGGCGACCTCGCCGAATGGGTGAAAAGGTGGGACAAGCAGGACATTGCTGGCGCAGAAAGGATCAGAGAAGAAAAACTCCGCCCACTAGCCCGAGCTAAGTAA